In Rhododendron vialii isolate Sample 1 chromosome 9a, ASM3025357v1, the following are encoded in one genomic region:
- the LOC131299628 gene encoding uncharacterized protein LOC131299628 — MKNSKAARVIFPGGEIRQFRDPVKAAELMLDCPTFFLVNSRSLTIGRRFSPLTADEDLEFGNLYVMFPMKRVNSVATAADVAVFLMAAKSAAKRISAGNVRISPESGGDLEETAAATVGIEVGGEGFPVPEYRYRLSVCRSRRPMLDTITEEPLSSR; from the coding sequence ATGAAGAACTCCAAAGCAGCACGGGTCATATTCCCCGGCGGCGAAATCCGTCAGTTCCGTGACCCAGTGAAAGCCGCGGAACTTATGCTCGATTGCCCCACCTTCTTCTTGGTCAACTCTCGGTCGTTGACCATTGGCCGGAGATTTTCGCCGCTCACTGCCGACGAAGACTTGGAGTTTGGAAACTTGTACGTCATGTTTCCGATGAAGCGGGTCAACTCGGTCGCCACAGCGGCTGACGTGGCGGTGTTTTTAATGGCCGCTAAATCGGCGGCCAAGAGGATATCGGCAGGAAACGTAAGGATTTCGCCAGAGTCCGGTGGGGATTTGGAAGAGACGGCGGCGGCGACAGTTGGAATTGAGGTCGGCGGGGAGGGGTTTCCGGTGCCGGAGTACAGGTATAGGCTGTCGGTGTGTAGGTCACGGAGGCCTATGTTGGATACAATCACTGAAGAACCTCTTTCCTCACGATGA